The following proteins come from a genomic window of Phyllostomus discolor isolate MPI-MPIP mPhyDis1 unplaced genomic scaffold, mPhyDis1.pri.v3 mPhyDis1_scaffold_24, whole genome shotgun sequence:
- the LOC114489709 gene encoding LOW QUALITY PROTEIN: olfactory receptor 1L4-like (The sequence of the model RefSeq protein was modified relative to this genomic sequence to represent the inferred CDS: inserted 1 base in 1 codon), whose amino-acid sequence MEMKNSSSSTSEFILLGISSNLQLQKPLFVIFLAMYLVTVAGNVLIVLVIYSDSRLHTPMYFFLSSLSFMDICLTTVIVPKMLVNLLSETKSISYVGCLVQMYFFMAFVNTDSYLLASMAIDRLVAICNPFRCDVVMNPRRCLLMLLGSCAISHLHSLFRVLLMSRLSFCASHVIKHXFCDTQPVLKLSCSDTSSNQVVIMTETLAVIMTPFLCILFSYLRIIIAVLKINSAAGKWKAFSTCGSHLTVVILFYGSAIYVYFRPLSMYSVAKDRVSTVMYTVVTPMLNPFIYSLRNKDMKRGLRKLRDRIHS is encoded by the exons ATGGAGATGAAGAACTCCAGCAGCAGCACTTCAGAATTTATTCTCCTGGGCATCTCTTCCAACCTACAACTGCAGAAACCCCTCTTTGTCATCTTCCTTGCCATGTACCTGGTCACTGTAGCAGGAAATGTGCTCATTGTCCTGGTCATTTACTCTGACTCCCGGCTCCATACACCTATGTACTTTTTTCTCAGCAGCCTATCCTTTATGGATATCTGCTTAACAACAGTCATTGTGCCCAAGATGCTGGTGAATTTACTGTCAGAGACAAAGTCTATCTCCTATGTGGGCTGCCTGGTCCAGATGTACTTTTTCATGGCATTTGTAAATACTGACAGCTACCTGCTGGCCTCTATGGCCATAGACCGGCTGGTAGCCATCTGCAACCCCTTCCGTTGTGATGTGGTTATGAACCCGAGACGCTGCCTCCTCATGCTGCTGGGTTCTTGTGCCATCTCCCACCTGCACTCCCTGTTCCGTGTGCTGCTCATGTCCCGCCTGTCTTTCTGCGCCTCCCATGTCATTAAGC TTTTTTGTGATACCCAGCCTGTGCTAAAGCTATCCTGCTCTGACACTTCCTCCAATCAGGTTGTCATCATGACTGAGACCCTAGCAGTCATCATGACCCCATTCCTGTGCATTCTCTTCTCCTACCTGCGAATCATCATCGCTGTACTCAAAATCAACTCAGCAGCAGGGAAATGGAAGGCCTTCtctacctgtggctcccacctCACTGTGGTAATCTTGTTCTATGGGAGTGCCATCTATGTCTATTTCAGGCCTCTCTCCATGTACTCAGTGGCGAAGGACCGGGTGTCCACAGTTATGTACACAGTAGTGACACCCATGCTGAACCCATTTATCTACAGCCTTAGAAACAAAGATATGAAGAGGGGTTTGAGGAAGTTAAGGGACAGAATTCACTCATAG
- the LOC114489703 gene encoding LOW QUALITY PROTEIN: olfactory receptor 1J4-like (The sequence of the model RefSeq protein was modified relative to this genomic sequence to represent the inferred CDS: inserted 1 base in 1 codon; substituted 1 base at 1 genomic stop codon), whose amino-acid sequence MRETRPLQVRWAGGRVTSKRTYAAAPGCHKVRRSPPRPAGIFKLPRGFHGVESRVWRRPSQHLATLSRLRPRTRLPRREWRGALPVQAEGGGGEETAIARMKLSASNTEDISDVSFSSVTVPKMLMTMQTHHFISYPQFISQLYFYLFFGCLDHFLLGQFWFCTFLPHXAVMAYDRYVAICHPLQYTTIMRERLYVLLVAGPWIISYGSALLHTLLLAQVSFCADSIIPHFFCSLSIPLELSCELVIFTEGVMVVIFPLSGILVCYGHTRASYPESPSTKGIXKALSTCGSHLSMVSLFYGAILVLHFSYSSSNSTDKDMIVPLMYTVVIPVLNPFIYGLRNRDMKLALRLLSEKVSFLPSSNHLIVFLFHTLTLLDILKNGVLTTHLSNILSTSLLDLFPFTLLLFVVLLFFHNPKYAISHNTHSTCSLQTPY is encoded by the exons ATGAGAGAGACCAGGCCTCTCCAGGTCcgctgggcagggggcagagtaACCAGCAAGAGAACTTACGCGGCTGCTCCCGGGTGCCACAAGGTCAGGAGGTCTCCGCCCCGGCCCGCTGGAATCTTCAAGTTACCCAGAGGCTTTCACGGGGTTGAGTCACGTGTATGGCGCAGACCGTCTCAACACCTCGCGACTCTCTCGAGGCTGCGCCCGAGAACACGTCTGCCACGGCGGGAATGGCGGGGAGCACTTCCGGTCCAAGCCGAGGGCGGGGGCGGTGAGGAGACTGCGATTGCCCGGATGAAGCTCTCAG CAAGTAACACTGAGGATATCTCTGATGTCTCTTTCTCATCTGTCACTGTCCCTAAAATGCTGATGACCATGCAGACTCACCACTTCATTTCCTACCCACAGTTTAtttctcagttgtatttttatttattttttggttgtcTTGATCATTTTCTTCTGGGGCAATTTTGGTTCTGTACTTTTCTTCCTCATTAAGCAGTGATGGCATATGACAGgtatgtggccatctgtcaccCTCTACAATACACCACCATCATGAGGGAGAGGCTGTATGTGCTGCTGGTGGCTGGTCCCTGGATTATCTCCTATGGCAGTGCACTGTTGCACACCCTCCTCCTTGCCCAGGTGTCCTTCTGTGCTGACAGCATCATTCCCCACTTTTTCTGTAGTCTCTCCATTCCACTCGAGCTGTCCTGTGAGCTGGTCATATTCACTGAAGGGGTTATGGTTGTCATTTTTCCACTGAGTGGCATCCTGGTTTGTTATGGCCATACTAGAGCCTCTTATCCTGAGAGTCCCTCTACCAAAGGGA GCAAAGCCTTGTCCACCTGTGGCTCCCACCTGTCCATGGTGTCTCTCTTCTATGGGGCAATTTTGGTTCTGCACTTTTCTTACTCATCAAGCAACTCCACTGACAAGGACATGATCGTCCCTCTGATGTACACAGTAGTCATCCCTGTGTTAAATCCTTTCATCTACGGTCTGAGAAACAGAGATATGAAATTGGCTCTGAGACTATTGTCAGAAAAAGTATCCTTTTTGCCAAGTTCAAATCACCTAATTGTGTTCTTATTTCACACTCTGACCTTGTTGGACATCCTGAAAAATGGTGTGTTGACCACCCATCTCTCTAACATCCTCTCAACTTCCTTACTGGATCTATTCCCTTTTACTTTACTCTTATTTGTTGTCCTCTTATTCTTCCATAATCCGAAATATGCCATTTCCCACAACACACATTCAACTTGTAGTCTTCAAACTCCTTATTAG